In the genome of Halapricum salinum, one region contains:
- a CDS encoding helix-turn-helix domain-containing protein, whose product MTAHGSRSRRGGPSVIRARFRIVLPPEVWVAEVSTTYPEATFRLLTGVPIDDSALELGEVRTDDPGPIADDIRSHPDVDAYDLVYADEQRSIAQYEVDEQALYDFLLNSSLPPEFPVIVEDGEMTFDVTATREQFEAFGDALDASARSYELLSVVHTDSDERLLTDRQRECLTLAQRRGYFAVPRECTLAEVADELDVDKSTASETIRRGTARVLEQFLIDRV is encoded by the coding sequence ATGACAGCACATGGCTCGCGCTCTCGACGCGGGGGACCGTCGGTGATCCGCGCTCGCTTTCGGATCGTCCTGCCTCCGGAGGTCTGGGTCGCCGAGGTCTCGACGACATACCCCGAGGCGACGTTTCGCCTGTTGACGGGCGTTCCGATAGACGACAGCGCGCTGGAACTGGGCGAGGTCCGCACCGACGATCCCGGCCCGATCGCCGACGACATCCGATCGCACCCCGACGTCGACGCCTACGATCTCGTCTACGCCGACGAGCAGCGCTCGATCGCCCAGTACGAGGTCGACGAACAGGCGCTGTACGACTTTCTGCTGAACTCCTCACTCCCGCCGGAGTTTCCCGTGATCGTCGAGGACGGCGAGATGACCTTCGACGTGACCGCCACTCGCGAACAGTTCGAGGCCTTCGGCGACGCGCTGGACGCGAGTGCCCGCTCCTACGAACTCCTGTCGGTCGTCCACACCGACAGCGACGAACGCCTGCTCACCGACCGCCAGCGCGAGTGTCTGACTCTCGCCCAGCGTCGCGGCTACTTCGCGGTCCCCCGGGAGTGTACGCTCGCCGAGGTGGCCGACGAACTCGACGTCGACAAGTCGACGGCCAGCGAGACGATCCGCCGCGGCACTGCCCGCGTGCTCGAACAGTTCCTGATCGACCGGGTTTGA
- the cysK gene encoding cysteine synthase A, which produces MRVAADVTELIGETPLVRVDAIAPNLLVKLESFNPYSVKDRIAREMLDAAAEAGEIADETVVIEPTSGNTGIGLATVCAARGHDLILTMPESMSEERRQLLRALGAELELTDADGGMNGAIERADELAAEYEDTFVPQQFQNPNNPSAHRRTTGPELDEATDGELDVFVAGVGTGGTITGVGTYFREAGCDVDLIAVEPEDSAVLSGEEAGSHEIQGIGAGFVPEIMERELLDEVRTVSKEDSVAMARRLAQEEGIAGGVSSGANVHVAAQVARERPDELVATIVCDPAERYLSTDLYDF; this is translated from the coding sequence ATGCGAGTAGCAGCCGACGTGACGGAACTGATCGGAGAGACACCGCTGGTGCGAGTCGACGCTATCGCGCCGAATCTCCTGGTGAAACTGGAGTCGTTCAATCCCTATTCGGTCAAAGACCGGATCGCGCGAGAGATGCTCGATGCGGCTGCCGAGGCCGGCGAGATCGCCGACGAGACGGTCGTGATCGAGCCCACGAGTGGCAACACGGGAATCGGGCTGGCGACGGTCTGTGCGGCCCGCGGCCACGACCTGATCCTGACGATGCCCGAGTCGATGAGCGAGGAGCGTCGCCAGCTACTCCGAGCGCTCGGCGCGGAACTGGAACTCACCGACGCCGACGGCGGGATGAACGGCGCGATAGAGCGCGCCGACGAACTCGCCGCCGAATACGAGGATACCTTCGTCCCCCAGCAGTTCCAGAACCCGAACAATCCCAGCGCACATCGGCGGACGACCGGCCCGGAACTGGATGAGGCGACCGACGGCGAGCTGGACGTCTTCGTCGCCGGGGTCGGCACAGGTGGAACGATCACCGGCGTGGGTACGTACTTCCGGGAAGCCGGGTGCGACGTCGATCTGATCGCCGTCGAACCCGAAGACTCGGCGGTCCTCTCCGGCGAGGAGGCCGGCAGCCACGAGATCCAGGGGATCGGCGCGGGGTTCGTCCCGGAGATCATGGAACGGGAACTGCTGGACGAGGTCCGGACGGTCTCGAAGGAGGACTCGGTCGCGATGGCGCGCCGACTGGCTCAGGAGGAGGGGATCGCCGGCGGCGTCTCCTCGGGGGCGAACGTCCACGTCGCCGCCCAGGTCGCCCGCGAGCGCCCGGACGAACTCGTCGCGACGATCGTCTGTGATCCCGCCGAACGCTATCTCTCGACGGATCTCTACGACTTCTGA
- a CDS encoding helix-turn-helix domain-containing protein, giving the protein MTGMRAELELPAAEACPVAGFSEGVEGSVSSVRRADDGAGGATEQFTVSGEHDPDVFDGDLEPLFEYDSATVYQFDQRVSDCICEYVERRNTPIAEVRAEEGLLVLELHLADLTALRDLVTELREHYGTVRIRYLLQIDGDAEGTEDIVPVDRSRLTDRQREVLETAYEMGYFAYPRGANATDVATELGIEPSTFTEHLAAAQSKLLDELLSPA; this is encoded by the coding sequence ATGACTGGGATGCGAGCGGAACTGGAACTCCCGGCCGCCGAGGCCTGTCCCGTCGCGGGGTTCTCCGAGGGGGTCGAGGGCTCGGTCTCGTCGGTTCGGCGGGCCGACGACGGGGCGGGCGGGGCGACCGAACAGTTCACCGTCAGCGGGGAGCACGACCCCGACGTGTTCGACGGCGACCTGGAACCGCTGTTCGAGTACGACTCGGCGACGGTCTATCAGTTCGATCAGCGCGTCAGCGACTGTATCTGTGAGTACGTCGAGCGTCGGAACACGCCGATCGCGGAGGTCCGGGCCGAAGAAGGCTTGCTCGTCCTCGAACTGCACCTGGCGGATCTCACCGCCCTCCGAGATCTGGTGACCGAACTCCGCGAGCACTACGGGACAGTCCGAATCCGGTATCTCCTGCAGATCGACGGCGATGCGGAGGGGACCGAAGACATCGTCCCGGTCGATCGCTCGCGGCTGACCGACCGCCAGCGAGAGGTGCTCGAGACGGCCTACGAGATGGGCTACTTCGCCTATCCCCGCGGCGCGAACGCGACCGACGTGGCGACCGAACTCGGGATCGAACCCTCGACCTTTACTGAGCATCTCGCCGCAGCGCAGTCGAAACTACTCGACGAACTGTTGTCGCCGGCGTGA
- a CDS encoding dCTP deaminase/dUTPase family protein — MDLTQFVDGIVHEPTQIEGRGLDLTVAEIYEIDAPGRVDFGGGELEPADLEPHDRTLRNPEDDYEWWHLDAGQYLLGYNESLALPEDMIATIQVREAVRDRGGSHPTLSLAELGHVPLSVGGAGLRIKENARVSTLTEIRRR; from the coding sequence ATGGACCTGACGCAGTTCGTCGACGGGATCGTCCACGAGCCGACCCAGATCGAGGGCCGCGGACTCGATCTCACAGTCGCCGAAATCTACGAGATCGACGCCCCCGGTCGCGTCGACTTCGGTGGTGGCGAACTCGAGCCCGCCGACCTCGAACCGCACGATCGCACCCTCCGCAACCCCGAGGACGACTACGAGTGGTGGCACCTCGACGCGGGACAGTATCTGCTGGGATACAACGAGTCCCTCGCGCTGCCCGAGGACATGATCGCGACGATTCAGGTGCGCGAGGCCGTCCGCGATCGGGGTGGCTCTCACCCGACGCTGTCGCTCGCGGAACTCGGCCACGTCCCGCTGTCGGTCGGTGGCGCGGGTCTTCGCATCAAGGAGAACGCGCGCGTCTCGACGCTGACGGAGATACGGCGTCGCTGA
- a CDS encoding 30S ribosomal protein S6e translates to MADFTVAVADPDSGVTYQIDVDGQDANRFMGREIGDEVDGGAVGLDGYTLEITGGSDTAGRPLRGDVRGPDLKSVLLEGGVGYEPSRDGERKRVTVRGREISDEVRQINASVVARGSTDVDELLGESED, encoded by the coding sequence ATGGCAGATTTCACCGTCGCCGTTGCCGACCCCGACAGCGGCGTGACGTACCAGATCGACGTCGACGGACAGGACGCGAACCGATTCATGGGCCGAGAGATCGGCGACGAAGTCGACGGCGGTGCCGTCGGCCTCGACGGCTACACTCTGGAGATCACCGGCGGCTCCGACACCGCGGGCCGACCGCTCCGCGGTGACGTCCGCGGTCCCGACCTCAAGTCCGTTCTCCTCGAAGGCGGCGTCGGCTACGAGCCCTCGCGTGACGGCGAGCGCAAGCGCGTGACCGTCCGCGGTCGCGAGATCAGCGACGAGGTCCGCCAGATCAACGCCAGCGTCGTCGCTCGCGGCAGCACCGACGTCGACGAACTGCTCGGCGAGTCCGAGGACTAG
- a CDS encoding DUF7112 family protein codes for MADRIASDTESVATHRLTIETVGRTSRPRLELPAELDLEAGDVVRLTLDGGEYHARVESNLDGALELRGAFDNTRLARSDDGEDRLAAWVDDSGVDPGRSVLLDVLTEGYHYGLREPGERVVYTARDPPDDSLSRIADSLEE; via the coding sequence ATGGCCGACCGAATCGCCAGCGACACCGAGAGCGTCGCGACTCACCGGCTCACGATCGAGACGGTCGGCCGCACCTCCCGCCCGCGACTCGAACTCCCGGCCGAACTCGACCTCGAAGCGGGCGACGTCGTCCGCCTGACTCTCGACGGCGGGGAGTACCACGCCCGCGTCGAGTCGAATCTCGACGGCGCACTCGAACTCCGCGGCGCGTTCGACAACACCAGACTCGCCCGGAGCGACGACGGCGAAGACCGCCTCGCCGCGTGGGTCGACGACAGCGGCGTCGACCCCGGCCGGTCGGTGTTGCTCGACGTCCTGACCGAGGGCTATCACTACGGACTCCGCGAACCCGGCGAGCGCGTCGTCTACACCGCCCGGGATCCACCGGACGACTCGCTGTCGCGCATCGCCGACTCCCTCGAAGAGTAG